TTGCACCTCCCGTGGCGCCGGCACGTTCTCGGGAGGATCGGCGCACTCGGCACCGGCGACACCGGCGACACGGGCGCGCTCGACACCGGCCTGCTGATGTCCTTGGTCGCGGCGAGACGCACCCTGCCCGACTTCCTGACTCCTCGCCCTACGACCTTCTCCCCAACCTTCGAAGACGAACTGGCCATCGCCCGCCGGACCCCTCCCGACCTGGTCCGCCGCGATCTGCTGGACACCCACGCGCCGGACCCGCTCCCCGAGGCGCTGCGCGATGCCATCGCCGCCGACGACGGCCCCGTCATCAGACTCCGCGATGCCCTCTGCGAACTCCTCCAGACGTACTGGGAGATCGCCATCAAGCCGATGTGGCCACAGATCCAGCTGCTGCTGGAAGCCGACATGACCTATCGCGCGCGGCTGCTGGCCATCGGAGGCGCCCGCCTGCTGTTCTCCGACATGCACCCGAACCTCCGGTGGGAGAGCGGCGTACTGCACATCGACAAGATGATCAGCAAGCACCGCGTCGCGGCATCCGGCCGGGGGCTGCTTCTGGTCCCGTCCGTGTTCGCGCACAAACCCACGCCCCCGCTCAGCCCGACGGAACCGCCGTGGCTGGTGTATCCCAGCCGAGGAGTGGCCACGCTGTGGGCCCCGGCGCCAGCCCCGATCGCTGACGCGCCCGCTCTCGTATCGCTGCTCGGCGCCTCCCGAACGAGACTGCTGGACCTCCTCGACGAGCCGCTGCCCACGGTCGAGATCGCCCGCCGCCTCAGAGTCACCCCGAGCGCCGTGTCCCAGCACCTGCGCGTACTCCACGCCACCGGCCTCGTCACCCGGGCCCGCGCCGGCCGACAGGTCCTGTACCGCCGCAGCCCCCTCGGCGACCAACTGACGGGTCGGCGTCACCCTTCCTGAGCCGGGTGCCTCCCGGGCCAGCCCTGGCCTTTCCGCCCAAACGATCTAGAGTCACCTGCCCGCCCTGTGAACCCCTTCCCTGTATCGGATACGTTCCCCGTGGAATGACCGTCAGAACGAGGGGGGACTGTCATGGCGCAGTACTTGGGGCCGCTGGAGCTGCTCGGAGACCGTTGGGTGATCGGGGACCCGTCACGGGAGGCGGGCCTGTTCTTCGTGCTCACGCCCGAGGGCCTGGAGCACCGCCAACGTGGCGAGGCGGAGCCCCTGAGCACCGTCAAGTGGGCGAAATTCGTCGGCCTGGGGGTACGAGCCACCTACCACCACTGGCAGACCAGTGCCGCCTCGGGCTTCTTCTTCGCAGGTAGCCCGAACTACGACGCGGGCCGTGACGGATGCTCACTGGGGGGCAGGGTACGCGGTCAGTACGATGACTGGTCCGTGCGGTACACGCATCACATACGCTCGTACGGAGTCAGCCACGTCATCCTCCTCAAGGCGCTGTTCGCGCAGCTCAGCGACGCGAAGGCACTGGACAGGCTCGGCGATCCCGCATGGCTGGGCGCGGCCGTCACCGAACTGTCGCCGTACACCTCGTGGTACGTGCCCAAAGGCAACCGCCTGGTGAAGAAGACCATCGAAACTCTCGGCACCTGAACAGACAACGGACAGCCGGAGGCACACGACAAGGGCTGGACCAGGGCTCAAGGGCACCCCTCACACGTGGGGAGGGAGCAGAAGGACCCCCCGAGCCCGGCCGGGCGCCGATGGGGGTCATCCCCGCGCGTGCGGGGAGCACGTGTCAGGACTCCAGCCCTCGTCCGTCCCGCAGTCTCGCGGCGAATGCCCGCGCGGCGGCGAGGTCCCCGGCGTTCGGCCGCTGCTTGTTGATACCGCCTACGAGCTTGAACGGCGCCCAGGTGTCGAACGCCCGGCACGAGAAGCTCCCATCCACCTCGAAGCCCTTGCCTTCCAGCAGTCGGACCAGGGGGCGGGTGAACGGCGCCAGCGGAAACTCGGGCAGCCCACTGCTGGCGAACACGAACGCCCGGCCCCGCCCGGCGGGAAGCGCCTTGACGAAATCGGTCAGGCGCGGGTGAAGCCGGCCCTGGAAAACACCCGCACCGAATCCCACGAGGTCGGCCCCGGCCAGCTCCGCCAGGTCCGCCTCCTCGGGCGAGACGACCCGCGCACCCAGAACCTGAGCCATGCTGTCGGCGACACGACGCGTATTGCCGTGCGACACGGAAGCGCACACGATGACGGTCTTCATCCTCACGATCCCTTCTCTCGCTCCTGCAAGAGGGACCACGCAGCAACGTCAGACGTGACACCACCCGAGTATGACGGCTGCCACACCGCATGAGGGCAATAACGAACCCGCGCTACGCGGGCGGCCGCCGGCCTCGAACAACGACGGACGTACACCGGATTCGAACCAAGGGCAGGTCTCTTCGGTCTTGGCGACCGTGAAGGCGACGGGCTGGCCGATGAGCGCGACGCCTGCCTTCGGGCCCTGAGTGCACACCTTCCAGTTCGACTCCTGGAGAACCATGCGGCTCTGCACCGCATCCTTCACCGTGATGCTCGCATTGGCGGACAGGGCACAACGGACGCCCTTCATGCCCTCACCAACGAAGTTCGGCATCGAGTTCCCAGCGGGCTTCGGAGCCGGCGCGTCCGTCGCGGGGCAGGTCTCTTCGAGCTTGACCGCCCCGAAGTCAGTCGATGGCGGTTGTCAGCGCTGCTCGTGTCGACGCCCGCTCCGGAGGAAGGGGTCTGCGAACACACCTTCCAGTTCCGGTCGAGGACCCGAAGCCGGTCGCGGCCAAGCACGTCGTAGACCTTCAAGCCATAGAACCCGGAGACCTACACCTCGTCCTGGGCCACTTGGAGACCCTTGCCGCAGCCGGGGAGCGAGCGCCCCCGCCCCCTAGGCACTGTTTCTCGGATCTCCTGACGTGGGTGTGGTGTTGGCGTCAGGCTGGCCGTATGGGTCGTGGAGATCTGACGAACGCGGAGTGGGACCGGCTGGAGTCGTTCCTGCCTCGTGGTGGTGCGCGTGGGGGCCGGTGGAGTGATCACCGTCGGGTGATCAACGGGGTGCTCTATCGGGTGCGGACGGGTGCGGACGGGTGTGCAGTGGCGGGATCTCCCGGAGCGGTTCGGGCCTTGGGAGACGGTTTATAAGCGGCATCGCCGCTGGTCAGCGGATGGAACATGGAAGATGCTGCTGTCTCGCGTCCAGGCGGCCGAGGACGCCGCGGGCCAGATCGACTGGGACGTGTCGGTGGACTCGACAGCGGTGCGAGCCCACCAGCACGCCGCCGGTGCGAGGAAGACACCGCCCACCGCGATCCCTCAAAAGGGGAGTCTGCAGGGGACGAACCGGGTCGATCCGGTGTTGCAGAAACTGGCCGTCCGGCTGGCGGAGGTGGTCAGATCGGCGAATGCCTGGGACGTTCCCGAGGCGGATTCACCACCAAAATCCACCTTGCCGCGGATGGACGGTGCCGGCCCCTCGCCCTCGTCCTGACACCCGGACACTACGGTGACGGTCCCCAACTCGAGCGCGTACTGGAGCAGGTATCGGTGCCCCGGACCGGAGTGGGCCGGCCCCGCACCCGGCCCGACCATGTCCTCGCGGACAAGGCCTACACGTCCCGAAAGAACCGCCGCTACCTGCGACGACGCGGAATCCGGCACACCATCCCCGAACGCCTCGACCAGCAAAGGCACCGGAAGAACCGCGGGTCCCGAGGCGGCCGGCCCACCGGTTTCGACAGTGAGCGCTACAAGAAGCGCAACACCGTCGAACGCGCCATCAACCGGCTGAAGGGCTTCCGCGCGGTCGCCACCCGCTACGAGAAACGCGCCTACATCTACCTCGGCACCATCACCCTCGCCGCCCTCATCATCTGGCTCCGAACATGATCCGAGAAACAGTGCCTAACAGCCTCACAGGCGCGGGAACTCTGAATGGCTCTGCCAGGCAGAGAGTCCCCCCGGTCTCACTCACCAGTCCCGGCCTGAGATCAGCTCCTCCACATCCGCGGCCGCGAACCGGTATGCCGACGCGACAAACCAGAACTCCTCGGCGATCCACTCGCGCGCAACCGTCTCGATCTCACTCCCAGCCGCCTCGAACTCCGCTTGCAGGAGGTTGAACTCCTCCGCCGCGGCCTGGGTGAGCACATAGAGGGCCTCCAGATCCGACGGCTGCGCCGCCTCGATCCGCTGGCACAGCCGCAGCAGGATCTCCCTGCCCTGGTCCACGACGTGATCGGGGAAGTACGCGTCCGCGTACATCGGCCGCAGAAACGCGTGCTCTGTCACCTGCTGGTTTGTGATCTCCATGAGCTTCCCCATCCCCGTTGAACTGATGGGCCGATCATGCACGACACCACTGACAACGACCCCGCCCAGACGCGCCAGACCGTTCGTGACCAGCACTTCCACACGGGGCCCCGGCCAGCCGTGTACCTGGCGGCCGGGGCCCTGGTCGAGGTCGTCGTTGAGACTCCGTCTGAGCCACAGCCGGAGAGATGTCAGCGCCGGACCGTGGCTTCACCGTGTGGATATCTCCGTGTGTAGCGTCGAATCCGACGACTGGTCAGATGAAGAGATCCTCGGTACGCGCGACCAACCGGCAGGGCCGTGGCCACGGCGCTACGGCTCTGATCATCCCCACGTATGCGGGAAGCAGTGCGTTGTAGAGGGGCGCGGTGTGTGGCGTTGGGGTCATCCCCGCGCGGGCGGGGAGCAGGTTGACCTGCCACCCTATGTCGGCATGGGGGCGTTCCGAAGCACTTCCACCGAACCGGCCATCACGGACGGTCCTGGGGGCCGTCCGCCGGTACGGCGGCGCAGGCGCGGCCATCTCGTGGGGCGGGGAGGCGCCAGTAGGTGCGAGTCACACCCAAATCCTGCTTATGGGATGGGACGTACCGAACCCGGAAACTCCGCGTGACCGGCGCCCCGCCCACAGTCACCGCGCCACCGACTCATAAGCCCCTTCTGGCAAGGGGCCTACGAATCGTCGTTGGACATGACAGCGCGGTCGGCTCGATGTTGGCAGCATGACGTCTCCCACTGCGTCCGGCTTAGTCGTCGCCCGGGTCACGGAGCGGATCGATGACCTCGTCGTCGAGATCCGTGAAGTCATCCAGCGTGGCTTACCACCGGAGCTGACGGCCCATCTGGTCGGCGAACTGCTCGTTCCCGTGCTCGGCACTCCTGATCTGCTCACCGCCGAGCAGCGCGAGGGCGACCCCGACAACTACCGGCAGCATGTGCTGCACGCCGAGCCGGACGGCAGCTTCTCGATCGTCGCGCTGGTCTGGCTGCCGGGCCAGCAGACCCAGATCCACGACCACGTCTCCTGGTGCGTCACCGGTGTGTACGAGGGGCAGGAGCGCGAGCGCCGCTACCGGCTGATGACCGACGGGCGGACCTCCCGGCTGATCCCGGCCGAGGACGTGGTGAACCCCCCCGGCGCGATCGCCGCCTTCGCGCCGCCAGGCGACATCCACCGGGTGTGCAACTCCTGTTCGGCCAAGGCGATCTCGATCCACGTCTACGGCGCGGACATCGTCCGGCTGGGCACCAGCATCCGCCGGACCTACTGCCCGCCCGAGGGTGAGCGGTGAACTCTGTTGCGGCGGCGGGCAGCCGGCCGGAAAGGACGATGTCCCTCGTGAACCGCAGCGGTACCGCTCACGACATCGCCGTGGTGGGCGCGGGCGCCGCCGGTGCCCTGACGGCGCTGCGCCTGCTCCACAACGCGGCCGTCGGCAACCCGGTCGTCGGCAACGCGGCCGTCGGCCCGCCCGCGCCGGTCCGGATCTGGCTCATCGACCCCGAAACCACAGGCCGGGGGCTGGCTTTCGGAACCGATGAGCCGCACCACCTGCTGAACGTCCCGGCCGGCCGGATGAGTGCCCACCGAGACGATCCCGGCCACTTCGTACGCTGGCTCGGCGACCGGGGCGGCGAGCACGACTTCGTGCCCCGGGGCCTCTTCGGCCGGTATCTCGCCGAGACCCTGGAGGCGGTGAGCAACCGCGGTGACGTCCCCGCGCTCGTTCGGGTGCCCGACCGCGTCGTCAGCATCGGCCACCGCCCGGAGTCGGCCGCCTCACCGCTGAGTCTGCGGCTGCGTGGCGGGCAGTCGCTCGACGTCGACGCCGCGGTGCTGGCCCTCGGCAACTTCGCGCCCGGCCTGGCCTGGGCGCCACCGGCGCTGCGTGACTCGGAGACGTTCCTGGCCGACCCCTGGGCATCCGGCGCCCTCACGAAGGTCCCGGAGGACCGTGACGTCCTGCTCGTCGGCACCGGCCTGACCATGGTGGACATGGCACTCAGCCTCCAGCGCCCCGGACGCGTCGTGCACGCGCTGTCGCGGCACGGCCTGATCCCCCAGCCGCACGCCACCACCCCGGTCCTCGCCCCGGCCGCCCCCGAGCTCGACACCCACGCGGGGCTGGCCGCGCTGCGCCGGGCGGTGCTGCGACACATCGCCCACTGCCGCCGCGTACACGGCGACTGGCGGGCGGGGGTGGACAGCCTCCGTCCCGTGACCAGCGCCCTGTGGCAGCAACTGTCACCCGCCGATCAGGCCCGGCTGCTGGCCCAGAACCTTCGGCTCTGGGAGACCCACCGCCACCGGATCCCGCCGAGCAGCGCCAAGGCTCTGCGCACCGCTGTGGACACGGGTCTGGTCAGTATCGGCCGGGGCGTCGTGGCCAACGCCAAGACCGCCGCGGATACGCCCGGTGATGTCGTCGAGGTCCAGTTGGACAACGGCCGTCGGCTGCGGGTTGGGGCAGTGCTGAACTGCACCGGCTCCGAGGCTGACCTCACCCGGATCGACGACTGCCTGGTCACCCACCTGCTCGACACCGGCCTCGGTTCGCCGGCCCCCGTCGGCGGCGGATTCGACACCACTGCCCGCGGTCGGCTGCGCCCCGCGGGCGACCGGGCACCAGCACCGCTGTGGACTCTGGGGTCGCTCCGGCGCGGCAACCTGCTGGAGACAACCGCCATCCCGGAGATCCGCTGCCAGGCCGACGACCTCGCCCTCCTGCTGCTGGACCGCAGTGCGGTGCGAACGCCGGGCGAGGCAGCACCGGCCCACCGAGAGGGTGTTTAGCGCGCCATACGTACGTCCCTGTGCGGTGGAACTCGCGGCCCTCGGCGGTGAGTTCCACCGCACGAAGCTGAGCTTGACTCTGTCGGCGCTCCCCACCCTCACCCGCGCGCCGGACAGCTCGGCCCTACCGTCGGGTCAGGCGCCCTGAAAGACCTTCGTGCAGAGCAGGG
This is a stretch of genomic DNA from Streptomyces sp. NBC_00536. It encodes these proteins:
- a CDS encoding ArsR/SmtB family transcription factor, with translation MISFELGVEDLADTRFAVSPLDETMLSLRVLREPGLSALHLPWRRHVLGRIGALGTGDTGDTGALDTGLLMSLVAARRTLPDFLTPRPTTFSPTFEDELAIARRTPPDLVRRDLLDTHAPDPLPEALRDAIAADDGPVIRLRDALCELLQTYWEIAIKPMWPQIQLLLEADMTYRARLLAIGGARLLFSDMHPNLRWESGVLHIDKMISKHRVAASGRGLLLVPSVFAHKPTPPLSPTEPPWLVYPSRGVATLWAPAPAPIADAPALVSLLGASRTRLLDLLDEPLPTVEIARRLRVTPSAVSQHLRVLHATGLVTRARAGRQVLYRRSPLGDQLTGRRHPS
- a CDS encoding flavodoxin family protein; the encoded protein is MKTVIVCASVSHGNTRRVADSMAQVLGARVVSPEEADLAELAGADLVGFGAGVFQGRLHPRLTDFVKALPAGRGRAFVFASSGLPEFPLAPFTRPLVRLLEGKGFEVDGSFSCRAFDTWAPFKLVGGINKQRPNAGDLAAARAFAARLRDGRGLES
- a CDS encoding DUF5713 family protein, which translates into the protein MEITNQQVTEHAFLRPMYADAYFPDHVVDQGREILLRLCQRIEAAQPSDLEALYVLTQAAAEEFNLLQAEFEAAGSEIETVAREWIAEEFWFVASAYRFAAADVEELISGRDW
- a CDS encoding cysteine dioxygenase family protein, with translation MTSPTASGLVVARVTERIDDLVVEIREVIQRGLPPELTAHLVGELLVPVLGTPDLLTAEQREGDPDNYRQHVLHAEPDGSFSIVALVWLPGQQTQIHDHVSWCVTGVYEGQERERRYRLMTDGRTSRLIPAEDVVNPPGAIAAFAPPGDIHRVCNSCSAKAISIHVYGADIVRLGTSIRRTYCPPEGER
- a CDS encoding FAD/NAD(P)-binding protein; translation: MNRSGTAHDIAVVGAGAAGALTALRLLHNAAVGNPVVGNAAVGPPAPVRIWLIDPETTGRGLAFGTDEPHHLLNVPAGRMSAHRDDPGHFVRWLGDRGGEHDFVPRGLFGRYLAETLEAVSNRGDVPALVRVPDRVVSIGHRPESAASPLSLRLRGGQSLDVDAAVLALGNFAPGLAWAPPALRDSETFLADPWASGALTKVPEDRDVLLVGTGLTMVDMALSLQRPGRVVHALSRHGLIPQPHATTPVLAPAAPELDTHAGLAALRRAVLRHIAHCRRVHGDWRAGVDSLRPVTSALWQQLSPADQARLLAQNLRLWETHRHRIPPSSAKALRTAVDTGLVSIGRGVVANAKTAADTPGDVVEVQLDNGRRLRVGAVLNCTGSEADLTRIDDCLVTHLLDTGLGSPAPVGGGFDTTARGRLRPAGDRAPAPLWTLGSLRRGNLLETTAIPEIRCQADDLALLLLDRSAVRTPGEAAPAHREGV